A single Brevundimonas sp. M20 DNA region contains:
- a CDS encoding Isoquinoline 1-oxidoreductase subunit, which yields MAREPGRRSFPRRHPILTGLAVLIVGFVAWSSVNSYLHRPEREDIAPVEATRAIDHLQPVAAFASIPDEASRSVALFNEAGRVIQHPRCMNCHPVGDRPTQGDRMRPHEPWVTRGPDGHGAPGLECKTCHGFTNFDPSGVPGDPHWALAPADMAWQGKTLGEICRQIKDRARNGDRSLDDIVRHMAEDGLVGWAWNPGGARTPAPGTQQEFGALIRAWVSTGAQCPA from the coding sequence ATGGCGCGTGAACCCGGTCGCCGCAGTTTCCCGCGCCGCCACCCGATTCTCACCGGTCTGGCCGTCCTGATCGTCGGCTTCGTCGCCTGGTCGTCAGTAAACAGCTACCTCCACCGGCCCGAACGGGAGGACATCGCCCCGGTCGAGGCGACGCGCGCGATCGATCATCTTCAGCCGGTCGCCGCCTTCGCCAGCATCCCCGACGAGGCCAGCCGGTCCGTCGCCCTCTTCAATGAGGCCGGGCGGGTGATCCAGCATCCCCGCTGCATGAACTGCCATCCGGTCGGCGATCGCCCGACGCAGGGCGATCGGATGCGGCCGCACGAGCCCTGGGTCACGCGCGGCCCGGACGGTCACGGCGCGCCGGGGCTGGAATGCAAGACCTGCCACGGCTTCACCAATTTCGACCCGTCCGGCGTGCCCGGCGATCCGCACTGGGCCCTCGCGCCGGCGGACATGGCCTGGCAGGGCAAGACGCTCGGCGAGATCTGTCGGCAGATCAAGGACCGCGCGCGCAACGGCGACCGCAGCCTCGATGACATCGTGCGCCACATGGCCGAGGACGGGCTGGTGGGCTGGGCCTGGAACCCCGGCGGCGCCCGCACCCCCGCTCCCGGCACCCAGCAGGAGTTCGGCGCGCTGATCCGCGCCTGGGTCTCCACCGGAGCCCAGTGCCCGGCGTAA
- a CDS encoding FMN-dependent NADH-azoreductase: MKLLHIDSAITGDGSVSRKLTADIVARLREGDPALETTYRDLAAEPLGHLTLADLPAAEQTTPVLEEFLAADVVVVGAPMYNFNVSSQLKAWIDRILVAGRTFRYGEAGPVGLAGDKRVIVAVSRGGFYGADTGRRAAEHAETYLTTVFGFIGVTPEFVIAEGILVGPEQRDAAIAQADQAIGALAA; encoded by the coding sequence ATGAAACTGCTGCACATCGACAGCGCCATCACCGGCGACGGATCGGTCAGCCGCAAGCTGACGGCGGACATCGTGGCGCGCCTGCGCGAAGGCGATCCGGCGCTCGAGACGACCTATCGCGACCTGGCCGCGGAGCCGCTCGGGCACCTGACCCTGGCCGACCTGCCGGCGGCGGAGCAGACGACGCCGGTGCTGGAGGAGTTCCTGGCCGCCGACGTCGTCGTGGTCGGGGCGCCGATGTACAATTTCAACGTCTCCAGCCAGCTTAAGGCTTGGATTGATCGCATCCTGGTGGCGGGCCGGACCTTCAGATACGGGGAGGCGGGCCCGGTCGGGCTGGCGGGCGACAAGCGGGTGATCGTGGCGGTGTCCAGGGGCGGCTTCTATGGCGCCGACACCGGAAGGCGGGCGGCCGAGCATGCCGAGACTTATCTGACCACCGTCTTCGGTTTCATCGGGGTGACGCCGGAGTTTGTCATCGCCGAGGGGATTCTGGTCGGGCCCGAACAGCGCGATGCGGCGATCGCCCAGGCGGACCAAGCCATCGGAGCGCTGGCCGCATAG
- a CDS encoding helix-turn-helix domain-containing protein — MTDNAIAHTAEQCMRVSDVLARVGDKWSILVIAALGERPYRFNELKRAIEGVSQRMLTLTVRGLERDGFITRTVTPSIPPRVDYALTDLGRSVLEAARTMGEWAATHRATVEAARQAFDARAAEAL; from the coding sequence GTGACCGACAACGCCATCGCCCACACCGCAGAACAGTGCATGCGCGTCAGCGACGTCCTGGCCCGGGTCGGCGACAAATGGAGCATCCTGGTCATCGCCGCCCTCGGCGAGCGCCCCTACCGCTTCAATGAACTGAAGCGGGCGATCGAGGGCGTGTCCCAGCGTATGCTGACCCTGACGGTGCGGGGTCTGGAACGCGACGGCTTCATCACCCGTACGGTGACCCCCAGCATCCCGCCGCGCGTGGACTACGCCCTGACCGACCTGGGACGTTCGGTGCTTGAAGCGGCCCGGACCATGGGCGAGTGGGCCGCGACCCACCGCGCCACCGTCGAGGCGGCGCGCCAGGCCTTCGACGCCCGGGCCGCGGAGGCCCTGTAG
- a CDS encoding hemerythrin domain-containing protein — translation MPELGPGPPSPPDKAWALSDNLVTRQALPEAFRYLEAVYPRAQWPALEIHPTARHWLEVHDWFRGQMTALGEIGALWREGRIEAADYRGAATPRLRQMLTHLHHHHERETRQAFPLLTAAEPRMTEGFALLDRDHDQIEALLAGMADDANALLRAGATTDLRPLAGALADRVERGTRLINRHLWDEEEIVVPVLTLRGDQLAI, via the coding sequence GCCCAGTCCTCCGGACAAGGCGTGGGCGCTTTCGGACAATCTGGTTACGCGCCAGGCCCTGCCGGAGGCCTTCCGCTATCTGGAGGCCGTCTATCCGCGCGCGCAGTGGCCGGCCCTGGAGATCCATCCGACGGCGCGTCACTGGCTAGAGGTCCATGACTGGTTCCGGGGACAGATGACGGCCTTGGGCGAGATCGGCGCCCTGTGGCGCGAAGGACGGATCGAGGCGGCCGATTACCGCGGCGCGGCCACGCCCCGGCTGAGACAGATGCTGACCCATCTGCACCATCACCACGAGCGGGAGACCCGCCAGGCCTTCCCGCTCCTGACGGCGGCGGAACCGCGCATGACGGAGGGCTTCGCCCTGCTTGACCGGGACCACGACCAGATCGAGGCGCTGCTGGCGGGGATGGCGGACGACGCCAACGCCTTGCTCCGGGCGGGGGCGACAACGGATCTGAGACCGCTGGCCGGAGCGCTCGCCGACCGGGTCGAACGCGGAACGCGCCTGATCAACCGTCATCTGTGGGATGAGGAAGAGATCGTCGTGCCGGTTCTGACCCTCAGGGGCGACCAGTTGGCGATCTGA